Proteins co-encoded in one Kribbella qitaiheensis genomic window:
- the helR gene encoding RNA polymerase recycling motor ATPase HelR: MTTSAFDLPENLAAKADPTLIAGDESHFAAIAESLEQTIAELSDRLDETRKAPGGEGQAALDRDLEIHRLTTRLRSLRRFGLDLCLGHMVDAENNETLYVGRLGLTDSSGRLLLIDWRSSAAEPFFGATHANPMGLVSRRRYRWTRGRISDYWDEIFTDDGLEGHAASLDDQSAFIASLGSNRSPRMRDVLGTIQADQDAIIRASSRGALVVDGGPGTGKTVVALHRTAYLLYSDPRLGHRHGGVLFIGPHQPYLAYVGDVLPSLGEEGVQTCTLRDLLPEGATASDERDPEIARLKATADMVKAIEPAVKLYEEPPTKPMTVETHWSDIWLSAADWSEAFGSADPSTPHNEARDQVWEELLTILLDKHEEAYEDEDLSIDLVRKSLEQNEDLIDAFSKAWPLIEPTDLVGDLWSVPAYLRMCAPWLSPDEVKLLQRKDVQAWTTSDLPLLDAARQRLGDPEASRRKRRQKAAAAVERERMADVIDNIIQADDDNEGWVPMLRGRDIQDSLIDVSGLPTADPDLLAGPFAHIVVDEAQELTDAEWQMLLLRCPSRSFTIVGDRAQARHGFTESWQERLERAGLDRVNLASLSINYRTPEEVMAEAEPVIRAALPEANVPTSIRSSGVPVLHGSAGDLDSILKTWLAENADGIACVISAGGEDTFRTTSRVRSLTPELSKGLEFDLVVLIDPDSFGDGIEGAVDRYVAMTRATQRLVILTSA; encoded by the coding sequence ATGACCACCAGTGCGTTCGACCTCCCCGAGAACCTGGCCGCCAAGGCCGACCCGACCCTGATCGCCGGCGACGAGTCGCACTTCGCGGCGATCGCGGAGAGCCTCGAGCAGACCATCGCCGAGCTGTCCGACCGTCTCGACGAAACCCGCAAAGCCCCTGGTGGTGAAGGCCAGGCGGCCTTGGATCGCGACCTGGAGATCCACCGGCTGACCACCAGGTTGCGATCCCTGCGACGCTTCGGGCTCGACCTCTGCCTCGGGCACATGGTCGACGCGGAGAACAACGAGACCCTGTACGTCGGGCGCCTCGGCCTCACCGACAGCAGCGGCCGCCTACTCCTGATCGACTGGCGCTCCTCCGCGGCCGAGCCGTTCTTCGGCGCGACCCATGCCAACCCGATGGGCCTGGTCAGCCGACGCCGGTACCGCTGGACCCGCGGCCGGATCAGCGACTACTGGGACGAGATCTTCACCGACGACGGCCTCGAAGGACACGCCGCGTCGCTCGACGACCAGTCCGCCTTCATCGCCAGCCTGGGCAGCAACCGCTCGCCCCGGATGCGCGACGTCCTCGGCACCATCCAGGCCGACCAGGACGCCATCATCCGGGCGAGTTCCCGTGGCGCGCTCGTCGTCGACGGCGGCCCTGGTACGGGGAAGACGGTCGTCGCGCTGCACCGTACGGCGTACCTCCTGTACTCCGATCCGCGGCTCGGCCACCGGCACGGCGGCGTACTGTTCATCGGCCCGCACCAGCCCTACCTGGCGTACGTCGGCGATGTCCTGCCCAGCCTCGGCGAGGAAGGTGTGCAGACCTGCACCCTGCGGGACCTCCTCCCGGAGGGCGCCACGGCATCCGACGAACGAGACCCGGAAATCGCCCGTCTGAAGGCCACCGCGGACATGGTGAAGGCGATCGAACCAGCGGTGAAGCTGTACGAAGAGCCGCCCACCAAGCCGATGACGGTCGAGACGCACTGGTCCGACATCTGGCTCAGTGCGGCCGATTGGTCCGAAGCGTTCGGATCGGCAGACCCGAGTACTCCGCACAACGAGGCGCGCGACCAGGTCTGGGAGGAGTTGCTCACGATCCTGCTGGACAAGCACGAGGAGGCGTACGAGGACGAGGACCTCTCGATCGACCTGGTGCGCAAATCCCTTGAGCAGAACGAAGATCTGATCGATGCCTTCAGCAAAGCCTGGCCGCTGATCGAGCCGACCGATCTCGTCGGGGACCTCTGGTCGGTGCCCGCCTACCTGCGGATGTGCGCTCCTTGGCTGAGCCCCGATGAGGTCAAGTTGCTGCAGCGCAAGGACGTTCAGGCCTGGACGACGTCCGACCTCCCGCTTCTGGACGCGGCGCGGCAGCGACTCGGCGACCCGGAAGCCTCCCGGCGGAAACGCCGGCAGAAGGCTGCGGCCGCGGTCGAACGCGAGCGGATGGCCGATGTGATCGACAACATCATCCAGGCCGACGACGACAACGAAGGCTGGGTGCCGATGCTGCGCGGGCGCGACATCCAGGACAGCCTCATCGACGTGAGCGGGCTGCCCACCGCCGACCCGGATCTGCTGGCCGGACCATTCGCGCACATCGTCGTGGACGAGGCGCAGGAACTGACCGACGCGGAATGGCAGATGTTGCTGCTCCGCTGCCCGTCCCGGAGCTTCACCATCGTCGGTGACCGCGCCCAGGCCAGGCACGGATTCACCGAGTCGTGGCAGGAACGGCTCGAGCGGGCCGGGCTCGACCGGGTCAACCTGGCCTCGCTGAGCATCAACTACCGGACGCCCGAAGAGGTGATGGCCGAAGCCGAGCCTGTCATCCGCGCCGCGCTCCCGGAGGCCAACGTGCCGACCTCCATCCGCAGCAGCGGTGTCCCGGTCCTGCACGGATCCGCCGGAGACCTCGACTCGATTCTCAAGACCTGGCTCGCCGAGAACGCGGACGGGATCGCCTGTGTCATCAGCGCCGGCGGAGAGGACACCTTCCGTACTACGTCCCGCGTGCGCTCGCTGACGCCGGAACTGTCGAAGGGGCTCGAGTTCGACCTGGTCGTCCTCATCGACCCGGATTCGTTCGGCGACGGCATCGAGGGAGCGGTCGATCGCTACGTCGCGATGACCAGAGCGACCCAGCGGCTCGTCATCCTCACCAGCGCCTGA
- a CDS encoding glycosyltransferase, with the protein MRVLLSTYGSRGDVEPLAGLAVELRKAGAEVAVCAPPDDDFVRRLAAVGVELVPVGPSARAWTKAAPPSSTMSQRAAYLIAGQLEVIPEAAKGCDAMVVTGMMPAAAGALSVAEKLGIRSVSVTFQQLTLPAPNHPPLAYQGRPFPPEVTNNQELRKLDAQSNNELFRQVLDTNRETIGLPPVDDVRNYVIGNRPWLATDPTLDPTELDVVQTGAWILPDDRPLQDDLEAFLKAGEPPVYVGFGSMPVRQTDAAQVAIAAIRAQGRRAILKSGWADLALVDDQDDCIAVDEVNQQKLFGRVAAIVHHGGAGTTTTATRAGRPQVVVPQLADQPYWAGRVAELGIGVAHDGAIPTVESLSAALEAALAPDTAVRAASLKNEIRTDGAAVAAKLLLEGSH; encoded by the coding sequence GTGCGTGTTTTGTTGTCGACGTACGGGTCAAGGGGAGACGTCGAGCCGCTGGCGGGGCTGGCGGTGGAGTTGCGGAAAGCCGGGGCGGAGGTGGCCGTGTGCGCGCCGCCGGATGACGACTTCGTACGCCGGTTGGCCGCCGTCGGCGTAGAGCTGGTGCCGGTAGGGCCGTCAGCGCGGGCCTGGACGAAGGCCGCTCCGCCGTCGTCGACCATGTCCCAGCGGGCCGCGTACCTGATCGCCGGCCAGCTAGAGGTGATCCCGGAGGCGGCCAAGGGCTGTGACGCGATGGTCGTGACCGGCATGATGCCGGCCGCCGCGGGCGCGCTGTCCGTGGCCGAGAAGCTCGGAATCCGGTCCGTCTCGGTGACGTTCCAGCAGCTGACCCTGCCGGCGCCGAACCACCCGCCACTGGCCTATCAAGGCAGGCCGTTCCCGCCGGAGGTGACGAACAACCAGGAGCTGCGGAAGCTGGATGCCCAGAGCAACAATGAGCTGTTCCGGCAGGTGCTCGACACCAACAGGGAAACGATCGGTCTGCCGCCGGTGGACGACGTCCGCAACTACGTCATCGGCAACCGGCCGTGGCTTGCGACGGATCCCACCTTGGACCCCACGGAGCTAGACGTCGTACAGACCGGCGCGTGGATCCTGCCCGACGACCGCCCGCTCCAGGACGACCTGGAGGCCTTCCTCAAAGCCGGTGAGCCGCCGGTCTACGTCGGCTTCGGCAGCATGCCCGTGCGCCAGACGGACGCGGCCCAGGTCGCCATCGCGGCGATCCGCGCTCAGGGCCGGCGCGCGATCCTCAAGAGCGGCTGGGCCGATCTGGCCCTGGTCGACGACCAGGACGACTGCATCGCCGTGGACGAGGTCAACCAGCAGAAACTGTTCGGGCGAGTGGCCGCCATCGTGCACCACGGCGGCGCTGGTACGACGACGACAGCGACCCGGGCCGGCAGGCCTCAGGTGGTTGTGCCGCAACTGGCGGACCAGCCCTACTGGGCCGGTCGAGTGGCCGAGCTCGGAATCGGTGTGGCGCACGACGGCGCGATTCCGACCGTCGAGTCGCTGTCGGCCGCGCTCGAGGCCGCGCTGGCCCCCGACACCGCAGTACGGGCCGCCTCTTTGAAGAACGAGATCCGAACAGACGGCGCAGCGGTTGCCGCGAAGCTGCTGCTTGAAGGGAGCCACTGA
- a CDS encoding aminoglycoside phosphotransferase family protein, with the protein MVGIPEAFARSTVEREGESGAAWLAELPGIVDELLERWGCVQDGSVMHGGVGVIVPVGRGALKVSFPHPGNVHEPDAFAAWNGRGAVRLYERDDSQYAMLLERAEASTLAGVEDHDEVATVAGRISRRLAIPAPPDLPRLRDESEAWEDQLLRDAAELDHQLPQYVVDAALATIRELGPTQPDTLIHGDFHARNILRASREPWLAVDPKGYAGDPAYDGGTLLRVRALSFFESDDLAKGVHRFLDAFTEAAELDRDRTQRWSQLHAVQAAFWGRRHGFRIARTGPHLDPLVNYADHLSTLLTGEA; encoded by the coding sequence ATGGTCGGCATACCAGAGGCGTTTGCGCGGAGCACGGTCGAGCGTGAAGGTGAGTCCGGCGCGGCCTGGCTCGCTGAGCTGCCGGGGATCGTCGACGAATTGCTCGAGCGCTGGGGCTGCGTGCAGGACGGCTCGGTGATGCACGGGGGTGTCGGGGTCATCGTGCCGGTAGGCCGCGGCGCGCTGAAGGTGTCCTTCCCGCATCCTGGCAACGTTCATGAACCGGACGCCTTCGCCGCGTGGAACGGGCGTGGAGCGGTCCGGCTGTACGAGCGCGACGACTCGCAGTACGCGATGCTGCTGGAGCGGGCCGAGGCGTCGACGCTGGCCGGGGTCGAGGATCACGATGAGGTCGCGACGGTCGCGGGCCGTATCAGCCGCCGACTGGCGATACCCGCTCCGCCCGACCTGCCCCGGTTGCGGGACGAGTCCGAGGCCTGGGAGGACCAGTTGCTCCGCGATGCCGCCGAGCTGGACCACCAACTTCCGCAGTACGTCGTGGACGCAGCCCTCGCGACCATCCGCGAACTAGGTCCGACCCAGCCGGACACCCTGATCCACGGCGACTTCCACGCAAGAAACATCCTGCGCGCCAGCCGCGAGCCGTGGCTGGCCGTCGACCCGAAGGGGTACGCGGGAGACCCGGCCTACGACGGCGGCACCCTCCTCAGGGTCCGCGCACTGAGCTTCTTCGAATCGGACGACCTGGCCAAAGGCGTACACCGCTTCCTGGACGCCTTCACCGAAGCAGCCGAACTTGACCGTGACCGCACCCAACGCTGGTCCCAACTCCACGCCGTCCAAGCCGCCTTCTGGGGCCGCCGCCACGGCTTCCGCATCGCCCGCACCGGCCCCCACCTGGACCCCCTCGTCAACTACGCAGACCACCTGTCAACGCTCCTAACCGGTGAGGCATAG
- a CDS encoding dihydrofolate reductase family protein: MGLLTFSLNLTLDGCVDHQEGIADDETHAFFTRLMDEGGAMLWGRVTYEMMESYWPAVARGDEEAPPALREWAVKLEAKPKYVVSSTRTDFPWTNSHHIAGDLREGVQKLKDATPAGVLLGSGKLATELDRLDLIDEYKLLVHPRIAGHGPTLYQGGLPGTRQLELLSAEPLRNGAVAMHYRRAR; this comes from the coding sequence ATGGGACTCCTCACCTTCAGCCTCAACCTCACCCTGGACGGTTGCGTCGACCACCAGGAGGGGATCGCCGACGACGAGACGCACGCCTTCTTCACCCGTCTCATGGACGAGGGCGGGGCAATGCTGTGGGGTCGCGTCACCTACGAGATGATGGAGAGCTACTGGCCGGCCGTCGCCCGCGGCGACGAGGAGGCGCCGCCGGCCCTGCGCGAGTGGGCGGTCAAGCTGGAGGCCAAACCCAAGTACGTGGTGTCGTCGACGCGCACGGACTTCCCGTGGACCAACAGCCACCACATCGCCGGCGATCTGCGCGAGGGCGTGCAGAAGCTCAAGGACGCGACCCCGGCCGGTGTCCTCCTCGGAAGCGGCAAGCTCGCGACCGAGCTCGACCGGCTGGACCTGATCGACGAGTACAAGCTGCTCGTCCATCCCAGGATCGCCGGCCACGGCCCGACGCTGTACCAGGGCGGGCTGCCCGGCACGCGCCAGCTCGAGCTGCTCTCGGCGGAGCCGCTCCGCAACGGCGCGGTGGCCATGCACTACCGCCGCGCGCGCTGA
- a CDS encoding MFS transporter, giving the protein MSSTTTQNRLTGRAWAVLFVLCGAIFLEGIDVSMMGVALPSIRAELGLSTSELQWVVSAYVLSYGRFVLLGGRAADLLGRRRMFITWLIIFLAFSGLGGFATEGWVLILARFVTGIAAAFMTPAGLSIITTTYPEGPQRNKALLVYAGTGAAGFSLGMVAGGLLTAIDWRWVFFAPVVLAALILAGALTLLPREVAPGKQESGFDLGGAVSLTAAMLLLVTTLVRAPDVPVTQTAITAIAGLPLLAAFIGIERRVAAPLIRLGILRNGSLVRANLGAVLLVGSFVGFQFIAVLYLQELRSWTELQTGLALTVIGIDSVLAPTLTPWLVNRFGNGRVIFGGFTFAALGYAAFLPLSAQWSYPAMLPSFILLGLAFSLAYGPLTIAATDGIPEQEQGLAGGVLTTSFQFGSALGLAVVAAVLATADELTVEGFRSALLVPLVAAGLGLLIASPGLLRLRQHPDPL; this is encoded by the coding sequence GTGTCATCAACCACCACTCAGAACCGGCTGACCGGCCGGGCCTGGGCTGTTCTCTTCGTCCTCTGCGGCGCGATCTTTCTGGAGGGCATCGACGTCTCGATGATGGGCGTCGCGCTGCCCTCCATCCGGGCCGAACTCGGCCTGTCCACCAGCGAACTGCAGTGGGTCGTCAGCGCCTACGTGCTCAGCTACGGCAGGTTCGTCCTGCTCGGCGGCCGGGCCGCGGACCTGCTCGGCCGGCGCCGGATGTTCATCACCTGGCTGATCATCTTCCTTGCCTTCTCCGGCCTCGGCGGCTTCGCGACCGAAGGCTGGGTACTGATCCTGGCCCGCTTCGTCACCGGTATCGCCGCCGCTTTCATGACCCCGGCCGGCCTGTCGATCATCACCACCACCTATCCCGAAGGACCACAACGCAACAAAGCCCTGCTCGTGTACGCCGGTACTGGGGCCGCCGGCTTCTCGCTCGGCATGGTGGCTGGTGGGCTGCTCACGGCGATCGACTGGCGCTGGGTCTTCTTCGCGCCGGTCGTGCTGGCCGCACTGATCCTGGCCGGCGCGCTCACCCTCCTCCCCCGGGAAGTTGCCCCGGGCAAGCAGGAGAGCGGCTTCGATCTCGGCGGCGCGGTCAGCTTGACCGCGGCGATGCTCCTGCTGGTGACCACGCTGGTCCGCGCGCCCGACGTACCAGTGACGCAGACGGCGATCACGGCAATCGCCGGCTTGCCGCTACTGGCCGCGTTCATCGGGATCGAGCGACGGGTGGCGGCGCCGTTGATCCGGCTGGGCATTCTGCGCAACGGTTCTCTGGTCCGGGCCAACCTCGGCGCGGTACTCCTGGTCGGCTCCTTCGTCGGCTTCCAGTTCATCGCGGTGCTCTATCTGCAGGAGTTGCGGTCCTGGACAGAACTCCAGACCGGACTCGCGCTGACGGTGATCGGGATCGACTCCGTCCTCGCCCCGACGTTGACGCCCTGGCTGGTGAATCGCTTCGGCAACGGCCGGGTGATCTTCGGTGGATTCACCTTCGCCGCATTGGGCTATGCAGCCTTCCTGCCGCTCAGCGCACAATGGAGCTACCCGGCGATGCTCCCGTCGTTCATCCTGCTGGGGCTGGCGTTCTCGCTTGCCTATGGGCCGCTGACCATTGCCGCTACCGACGGGATTCCCGAACAGGAGCAGGGATTGGCGGGCGGAGTACTGACGACTTCGTTCCAGTTCGGTTCGGCGCTGGGACTCGCCGTGGTCGCCGCCGTTCTCGCCACGGCGGACGAACTGACAGTGGAGGGCTTCAGATCCGCGTTGCTCGTTCCGCTCGTGGCTGCCGGCCTCGGCCTGCTGATCGCATCGCCCGGATTGTTGAGGTTGCGCCAGCATCCGGACCCGCTGTAG
- a CDS encoding winged helix-turn-helix transcriptional regulator translates to MEEGTSKEPSHSCCTEDAFQWDTREDCEVRQILDRIGDKWSLLVIALLDNRKLRFTELKKTIDGISQRMLTVTLRQLERDGLVRRTVYPVVPPRVDYELTPLGVTLHATIQSLVTWTETHQQEVAAARANYDTRAALTETSAG, encoded by the coding sequence ATGGAAGAAGGCACTTCAAAGGAACCGAGTCACTCCTGCTGCACCGAGGATGCATTCCAGTGGGACACCCGCGAGGACTGCGAGGTCCGGCAGATCCTGGATCGGATCGGCGACAAGTGGTCCCTGCTGGTGATCGCCTTGCTCGACAACCGCAAGCTGCGCTTCACCGAGTTGAAGAAAACGATCGACGGCATCAGCCAGCGCATGCTCACCGTGACGCTCCGCCAACTGGAACGCGACGGCCTGGTGCGCCGTACGGTCTACCCGGTCGTCCCGCCACGCGTCGACTATGAGCTCACCCCGCTGGGCGTCACGCTCCACGCCACCATTCAGTCCCTGGTCACCTGGACCGAGACTCACCAGCAGGAAGTAGCCGCCGCCCGCGCGAACTACGACACCCGCGCAGCCCTCACGGAGACTTCAGCCGGCTGA
- a CDS encoding ArsR family transcriptional regulator, translating into MRWRLLRELSRSDGRVRELTLLLGQPQSLVSYHLNKLQADRSMY; encoded by the coding sequence GTGCGATGGCGGCTGCTGAGAGAACTGTCACGCAGCGACGGCCGCGTTCGTGAGTTGACCCTTCTGCTCGGTCAGCCGCAAAGCCTGGTGTCCTACCACCTCAACAAACTGCAAGCCGACCGATCCATGTATTGA
- a CDS encoding DUF402 domain-containing protein: MITDAWARKNSGVGHYNHGDVVLRRSRRGLAVTWVQATRVVRDDEYGLLLWLPVGSGFGCRADDQGQATREEPIDVVVARPLVAGEWKDNSVLIWNPAGAAHSLWWFFHAKRFTGWYVNLEIRGPRWSDGQRCGIDVADMGLDVVVDPDRTWCWKDEDDFAAFTDAPGYWTAAQAVAARAEGRSVIALAEEGRFPFDGTYCDFVPDPTWSLPELPTGWDLPPT; the protein is encoded by the coding sequence GTGATCACTGACGCGTGGGCCCGCAAGAACAGTGGAGTCGGTCACTACAACCACGGCGACGTCGTACTGCGACGGTCGCGCCGCGGTCTCGCCGTTACGTGGGTACAAGCCACACGAGTCGTACGCGATGACGAGTACGGCCTGCTGTTGTGGCTACCGGTGGGCTCGGGATTCGGGTGCCGCGCTGATGATCAAGGACAGGCGACACGCGAGGAGCCGATCGACGTCGTCGTGGCACGTCCGCTTGTAGCAGGCGAGTGGAAGGACAACAGCGTGCTGATCTGGAATCCGGCCGGTGCCGCGCACTCGTTGTGGTGGTTCTTCCATGCGAAGCGTTTCACCGGCTGGTACGTCAACCTGGAGATTCGCGGACCGCGCTGGAGCGACGGTCAGCGCTGCGGCATAGATGTCGCCGATATGGGCCTCGACGTCGTCGTCGATCCCGACCGGACTTGGTGCTGGAAGGACGAAGACGACTTCGCGGCTTTCACCGACGCCCCGGGCTACTGGACCGCCGCACAGGCAGTTGCCGCCCGCGCTGAGGGGCGGAGTGTCATCGCACTGGCCGAGGAAGGCAGATTCCCCTTCGACGGGACCTACTGCGACTTCGTCCCCGATCCCACCTGGTCGCTGCCGGAGCTACCGACGGGCTGGGACCTCCCGCCTACTTAG
- a CDS encoding helix-turn-helix domain-containing protein: protein MRDTCKVTFGHRLREYRQHRGWSLADLSKATHYHRSYLSNLENGRKLPNEDLARVCDEVLRAKGELISAARGDTVSKLDQTPWQTAELLQRIQASDTTAGTLESLHSTVEELCCQYNHRDALELRQEAHSWLQHVAGLLRRPVGLKAHAELLVAGGWLALLAGCVEYDLGMRTAAESTRTAAMQLGLEAGHPEIAGWGHEMTAWFALTQGRFRQAVDAAQKGQGRRAAQQRACPAHRPGSEGQSASRRDRPAPIARERQRGSRTPAIP, encoded by the coding sequence ATGAGGGACACTTGCAAGGTGACCTTCGGACACCGGCTGAGGGAGTACCGGCAACACCGAGGTTGGTCCCTGGCCGATCTCTCCAAAGCCACGCATTACCACCGGTCGTATCTCTCGAATCTGGAGAATGGCCGCAAGCTCCCGAACGAGGATCTAGCCCGCGTCTGCGACGAGGTACTACGCGCCAAGGGCGAGCTGATCTCGGCCGCCCGAGGTGACACGGTCTCCAAGCTCGACCAGACCCCGTGGCAAACCGCGGAGCTCCTCCAGCGCATACAGGCCAGCGACACAACAGCGGGAACTCTGGAGAGCTTGCACTCAACCGTCGAAGAGCTGTGTTGCCAGTACAACCACCGCGACGCCCTTGAGTTGCGCCAAGAGGCGCATAGCTGGCTTCAACACGTGGCAGGTCTCCTACGTCGCCCTGTCGGCCTGAAAGCGCACGCGGAGCTCCTGGTGGCTGGTGGATGGCTTGCCCTGCTGGCTGGATGCGTCGAGTACGACCTAGGGATGCGCACGGCCGCCGAGTCCACTCGGACCGCAGCCATGCAACTTGGCCTAGAGGCCGGCCACCCAGAGATCGCCGGGTGGGGCCACGAAATGACCGCCTGGTTCGCTCTCACCCAAGGCCGCTTCCGCCAGGCCGTCGACGCCGCCCAGAAGGGCCAGGGCCGTCGCGCAGCACAGCAGCGTGCATGTCCAGCTCATCGCCCAGGAAGCGAAGGCCAAAGCGCGTCTCGGAGAGACCGGCCTGCACCCATTGCTAGAGAGCGGCAAAGAGGTTCTCGAACACCTGCCATACCCTGA
- a CDS encoding DUF5677 domain-containing protein: protein MIPDLLKIADGQMEAFKAIQEQQSLTGEVDVAPQRYVAAYDLAAHANDLAIDAIDLTKRKRFASATPLTRLIFECAMHCQWLVMNPTAHSSLLTDNELHRERLTKTLRVSQSFKHLLEAEHIDVTEYEKVAPKNIRDVCEAVNDGDSSLYIIYRSLSSGSHSGIPLIERWIAEVLDPPGLAFRVEPSTDPTQFNQLAGTIAISLLWTNSAFNCMTRAQPMQQLIDENSRELETKPLLGVGKLVL, encoded by the coding sequence ATGATCCCGGATCTACTCAAAATTGCCGATGGCCAAATGGAGGCATTCAAGGCGATACAGGAACAGCAGAGCCTAACCGGCGAGGTAGACGTTGCCCCACAGCGCTATGTTGCCGCATACGACTTAGCCGCGCATGCCAACGATCTAGCGATCGACGCAATCGACTTGACCAAGCGAAAGCGCTTCGCTTCTGCGACACCTCTGACTCGACTGATCTTTGAATGCGCAATGCACTGTCAATGGCTAGTAATGAACCCCACGGCACACTCCTCCCTTTTAACAGACAACGAACTCCACCGAGAGAGGCTCACCAAGACCCTCCGAGTCTCGCAGTCCTTCAAGCACCTGCTCGAAGCCGAGCATATCGATGTCACCGAGTACGAGAAAGTTGCTCCCAAGAACATTAGAGATGTCTGCGAGGCAGTAAATGACGGCGACTCATCGCTATACATAATCTACAGATCGCTTAGCAGTGGATCACATTCGGGTATACCTCTCATCGAAAGATGGATCGCAGAGGTCTTAGACCCGCCCGGCCTAGCCTTCCGAGTTGAGCCCTCCACAGACCCGACACAGTTCAATCAGCTTGCAGGCACCATCGCGATTAGCCTCCTTTGGACCAACTCGGCTTTCAACTGCATGACCCGAGCGCAACCAATGCAGCAATTGATCGATGAAAATTCGCGCGAACTGGAGACGAAGCCACTACTCGGAGTCGGGAAGCTTGTCCTCTGA
- a CDS encoding GNAT family N-acetyltransferase has product MLITLDESHRQLVHQVRDEAGEWLATKGTDQYRGGLDMAQVHANIDDDFDNFPFVGWEVDGRVVAMMAIIDPEADFWTPEELAEPQTYISRFFVVEHGHGYGSALLEAVVDIAARDRKDWVRLNCWSTNTRLHDYYIAHSFEHVRTCNIAGRMSGALFQRRTR; this is encoded by the coding sequence ATGTTGATCACTCTGGACGAATCGCACCGCCAGCTCGTCCACCAGGTCCGCGACGAGGCAGGCGAATGGCTCGCAACCAAAGGCACCGACCAATACCGAGGCGGCCTCGACATGGCTCAGGTCCACGCCAACATCGACGACGACTTTGACAACTTCCCTTTCGTCGGCTGGGAGGTCGACGGCCGCGTAGTGGCGATGATGGCGATCATCGACCCAGAAGCCGACTTCTGGACACCCGAAGAACTCGCAGAGCCTCAGACCTACATCAGCCGCTTCTTCGTCGTAGAACACGGCCACGGTTACGGCTCAGCTCTGCTCGAAGCAGTCGTAGATATCGCAGCCCGCGACCGTAAGGACTGGGTCCGCCTGAACTGTTGGAGCACCAATACCAGATTGCATGACTACTACATCGCACACAGCTTCGAACACGTTCGGACCTGCAATATTGCTGGCCGCATGAGTGGCGCACTGTTCCAACGAAGGACTCGCTAG
- a CDS encoding GntR family transcriptional regulator, with translation MPETLQERVARLIRDSLGEPGSALPSEAELVERYGASRNTVRAALSALEAEGLITSSQGRTRQVRKIHRWEWKMTEWEKAHNNDGDAWSNTIRAQGGIPKNDLQILSIQAPADVAEALKIPVGTAIQARNRLRWVNDEPHQLSDSYFPPFVTDGNELFWNPSDLGVQGGLLAATGHKQARWHDLLTARMPSADEAQRLMMAPGTPLLIHSRIGYDAEGRPVRYMVSRMAADRVEVSYDLNPDD, from the coding sequence ATGCCAGAGACGTTGCAAGAGCGGGTTGCGCGCCTGATCCGCGACTCACTCGGTGAGCCGGGCTCAGCCCTGCCCAGCGAGGCCGAGTTGGTGGAGCGCTACGGCGCGAGCCGGAACACGGTTCGTGCCGCGCTGTCCGCGCTGGAGGCGGAAGGGCTCATCACCAGTAGCCAAGGCCGGACTCGGCAAGTCCGCAAAATTCATCGCTGGGAATGGAAGATGACCGAGTGGGAGAAGGCCCACAACAACGACGGGGACGCTTGGTCCAACACCATCAGGGCCCAAGGCGGGATCCCCAAAAACGACTTGCAGATCCTCAGTATCCAGGCGCCGGCCGATGTCGCCGAAGCGCTCAAGATCCCTGTAGGTACGGCGATCCAGGCGCGAAACCGCCTCCGCTGGGTTAACGACGAACCCCACCAGCTCAGCGACTCCTACTTCCCGCCGTTCGTCACAGACGGAAACGAGCTGTTCTGGAATCCCAGTGACCTCGGAGTCCAGGGCGGCCTACTCGCCGCCACCGGCCACAAGCAGGCTCGCTGGCACGATCTCCTCACAGCCCGCATGCCCAGCGCCGACGAAGCGCAGCGCCTCATGATGGCCCCGGGCACCCCACTCCTGATCCACAGCCGAATCGGCTACGACGCCGAAGGGCGTCCCGTGCGCTACATGGTCTCCCGCATGGCAGCCGACCGCGTAGAAGTCTCCTACGACCTGAACCCGGACGACTGA
- a CDS encoding DUF6284 family protein, with amino-acid sequence MNIIALQAIASEGPSAADLAEIEQEWPLIAAELDLLDAQIAYINAGRAPSVLDRRRVRRAERRVLDVKHQLATTEDINGDEVA; translated from the coding sequence ATGAACATCATCGCCCTTCAGGCCATCGCCAGCGAAGGACCAAGTGCTGCCGACCTGGCCGAGATCGAGCAGGAATGGCCGCTCATTGCGGCCGAGCTGGACTTGCTGGACGCCCAGATCGCGTACATCAACGCGGGTCGGGCCCCGTCCGTTCTGGACCGGCGCAGGGTGCGCCGGGCTGAGCGTCGCGTCTTGGACGTCAAGCACCAGTTGGCGACCACCGAGGACATCAATGGAGACGAGGTCGCGTGA